The following is a genomic window from Thermodesulfobacteriota bacterium.
ATAACAACCGATGATATTAAATTACTTGCTGAGACCCCAGGCAGAGAAGCGCTATTGGCACATATGCTGTCTCTATTTGCTTCGAGTCAAACGAGCCTGGTACAGGTTTTAAATGGTATAATCTCAAAATTTATTTGTGTACTAGAAGCGATTAAAGAAAAAATGAAATAACAGTCGAAATTAAATTAAATTAAATTAAACTAGGGGGGATTAAGATATGGCAAAAGTTACTAAAGAAGATGTTATTGATTTTATAGAGAATATGACAGTTCTGGAGCTTTCGGGATTTATAAAAGAATTGCAAGAGAAATTTGGTGTTTCAGCCTTAGCCCCGGTTGCTGTTGCGCCCACCGGTCAGGCACCGACCGAAGCAGTTGCTGAAGAAAAAACAGAATTTAATATAATACTGAAAGCAGTGGGGGATAAAAAAATCCAAGTTATTAAAGTAGTTAGAGCCCTTACAGGACTGGGGTTAAAAGAAGCTAAGGAGTTGGTTGAGAGTGCACCTAAAGCTATTAAGGAAGGGGTTCTTAAAGCAGAGATTGAAGATATTAAGAAACAATTAGAAGAAGTAGGAGCTACTGTAGAGGTTGAATAGAGCATTGTTCAGGAACCGAGAATCGGAAACGGGGTAGCTTTTGTTTTTATTCGACATACGATTCACGATTTCCATTTTTGTGGGCAAAACAAAAAAGTATCTTTAACTTCAATGAGTTGTATAAATTCCGAGACGATTACCGACTTGAGAGGAGTTAATATGGGTCGTTCAGTATCATTGAATAACCGTATGATACGAAAAAATTTTGCAAGGATCCAAAAGATTATTGATATCCCTGACCTTATAGATATCCAAAAGAGGTCTTATGAAAGATTTTTACAAAAGGATAACGACCCTGATAAGCGTGAGGATATCGGGCTGCAAGGGGTATTTAAGAGTGTTTTTCCAATAAGAGATTTCAACGGGATTTCCTCCCTGGATTTCGTGAGTTATAATATGGGAGAACCGAAGTATGGGGTGGATGAATGCCGTCAAAGGGGAATGACTTATGCCCTTCCCCTTAAAGTTACTGTACGGCTTGTTGTTTGGGATGTTGATGATGAAACAGGCCCCCGAAACATTAGAGACGTTAAAGAACAGGAGGTCTATTTTGGAGAGATCCCATTGATGACTGATAATGGAACTTTTGTCATCAATGGAACAGAAAGAGTAATAGTCAGCCAATTGCATCGATCCCCAGGAATATTCTTTGATCACGATAAAGGTAAAACCCATATTAGTGGTAAATTACTTTATTCTGCAAGGATTATCCCTCAGCGGGGATCATGGATAGATTTAGAATTTGACCCCAAAGATATAATTTTTGTACGTATTGACAGACGACGAAAATTTCCGGCAACTATTTTGATTAAAGCATTAGGGTATTCTACTGAAGATCTGTTAAATTATTATTATAAATCCGAAAGGATCATTCTTAAAGGCAATATGATATATAGAAGTATGGAACCTGACCTTTTAGTAGGGGTTAAAACTTCAAACGATATCATGTACCCAGAAACTGGTGAAATAATTATTAAGAAGGGTAGGAAAATAACCCAGACTGTTGTTCGCAAGCTGATAGATGCCGGAATAAAGCATATTTCTGTTGGAGTTGAAGATATATTGGGATGTATCAGTTCTCATGATGTAATTGACCCTAATTCAGAAGAAGTTGTCCTTAAATGTAACGATGAACTTACACTTGAGAAATTTAAGGAGATAAAATCCAGGGGAATAAAGGAATTTGACTTGCTTCATATCACTGATGGGAACATTGACTTGTCATTGCGGAATACATTGGCTATTGACAAAATATCTAGTGCCGAAGAAGCAATAATTGAGATTTACCGAAGGTTACGTCCTAGTGATCCACCTACTGTGGAAACTGCCAGCATCTTTTTTAGTAATCTTTTTTTTAATCCTGAGCGTTATGATCTATCGGAGGTCGGGAGGTTAAAACTAAATTATAAGTTGGGTTTGAATATCCCTCTAAAGCATAGGACACTTAGAAGGGAAGACATTCTAGAAGCTGTTAGGGTGCTTGTGGAGTTGAAGAACGGAAAAGGATCAATAGATGATATTGATAACCTAGGAAATAGAAGAGTTAAGTCAGTTGGAGAACTCGTTGAAAACCAGTACCGACTTGGCTTAGTGCGAATGGAGAGAGCCATTAAGGAAAGAATGAGTTTGCAAGAGATTGAAACGCTGATGCCTCATGATCTGATTAATGCTAAACCTGTTTTAGCCGTGGTTAAAGAATTCTTTGGCAGTAGTCAGCTTTCTCAATTTATGGATCAAACGAATCCTTTGTCAGAGGTTACTCATAAACGGCGTCTCAGTGCATTGGGTCCGGGTGGTTTGACCAGAGAACGGGCAGGATTTGAAGTCAGAGATGTACATCCCACCCATTATGGAAGAATCTGTCCTGTTGAAACCCCTGAGGGGCCAAATATCGGTCTAATTGTCTCTTTAAGCACCTTTGCCAGGGTTAATGAATATGGCTTTATCGAAACCCCTTATAGAGAAGTGATTAATGGAGTTGTAACGAGGAATATCAAATATCTCTCTGCAATAGATGAGGAGGATCATATTATCGCTCAGGCTAATGCTCTACTGGATGAAAACGGAAGATTTGTTAGGGAGGTAATTTCTGCTCGTAAGGGTGGGGAGTTCATTATGATTTCACCAGAGGAAGTTGATTTTATGGATGTCTCTCCTAACCAACTGGTTAGTGTAGCAGCTTCATTGATTCCCTTTTTGGAGAATGATGATGCAAACAGAGCGCTTATGGGTTCTAATATGCAACGACAAGCAGTGCCTCTAATGCGTACGGATGCTCCTTTGATAGGAACAGGGATCGAGAGTGTTATTGCTAAAGATTCAGGGGTAACTGTGATAGCGAAGAGAAATGGTGTAGTTGAAAATGTAGATTCCTCTCGCATTGTAGTAAGAATTAAAGAAGAAGAAAAATGGTTAGATAGTAGTATTGATATCTATAATCTTGTCAAATATCAGCGTTCTAATCAAAACACCTGTATTAATCAAAAGCCCTTGGTGAATATTGGAGATGAAATAAAAAAAGGGGAAATTATTGCAGATGGCACAGCAACATATATGGGGGAGCTTGCTTTGGGGCATAATGTTTTGGCAGCCTTTATGCCATGGGGTGGTTATAACTTTGAAGATTCTATCCTGATAAGTGAGAAAGTCCTGAAGGATGATAGCTTTACTTCAATTCACATAGAGGAATTTGAGGTAGTTGCTAGAGACACAAAATTGGGAAAAGAGGAGATTACCAGAGATATACCTAATCTCGGTGAGGAGTCTTTAAAGGATCTTGATGAGAGTGGAATTATTCGTATTGGTGCTGAAGTAGGCCCCGGAGACATTTTGGTTGGGAAGATTACACCAAAAGGAGAGACTCAACTCTCACCTGAAGAAAAATTACTCAGGGCAATTTTTGGTGAGAAGGCTAGAGATGTACAAGATACTTCTTTAAGGGTTCCGCCAGGGGTTCAAGGGACAATAATTAATGCAAAAGTATTTTCAAGACGAGGGGTAGAAAAGGATGAAAGGACAAAATATATTGAGAATTCTGAGGTATCAAGACTATTAACTGATCAGGAAGATGAGATTAATATCCTAAAGGATTGTGCTGTTCAAAAGATCAAGAAGCTCTTGATTGGAAAAACCTCTGCTACGAAATTAACAGTTGATAAAGAAGGCACTGTTTTATTAAAGAAAGGGCAGGTTATTACAGAAGAGGATATTCCTAATATCCCTTTTGCTAAATTGAGGGATATCTCAATTGTTGACGGTAAAGATATTGAGTCTGAAATTGATAGAATCATTGAAGTTCTTAATGAACAGGTTGATTTAGTAAGATTGGTATTTGAACAGAAGATCAACCGGATAACGAAGGGTGATGAGTTACCACCTGGAGTCATAAAGATGGTAAAGGTTAATGTTGCTGCCAAAAGGAAGCTGTCTGTTGGTGACAAGATGGCAGGTAGACATGGGAATAAAGGAGTGCTTTCTAGGGTTTTGCCAGAAGAAGACATGCCCTATTTAGAAGATGGGACTCCAGTT
Proteins encoded in this region:
- the rplL gene encoding 50S ribosomal protein L7/L12; this encodes MAKVTKEDVIDFIENMTVLELSGFIKELQEKFGVSALAPVAVAPTGQAPTEAVAEEKTEFNIILKAVGDKKIQVIKVVRALTGLGLKEAKELVESAPKAIKEGVLKAEIEDIKKQLEEVGATVEVE
- the rpoB gene encoding DNA-directed RNA polymerase subunit beta, encoding MGRSVSLNNRMIRKNFARIQKIIDIPDLIDIQKRSYERFLQKDNDPDKREDIGLQGVFKSVFPIRDFNGISSLDFVSYNMGEPKYGVDECRQRGMTYALPLKVTVRLVVWDVDDETGPRNIRDVKEQEVYFGEIPLMTDNGTFVINGTERVIVSQLHRSPGIFFDHDKGKTHISGKLLYSARIIPQRGSWIDLEFDPKDIIFVRIDRRRKFPATILIKALGYSTEDLLNYYYKSERIILKGNMIYRSMEPDLLVGVKTSNDIMYPETGEIIIKKGRKITQTVVRKLIDAGIKHISVGVEDILGCISSHDVIDPNSEEVVLKCNDELTLEKFKEIKSRGIKEFDLLHITDGNIDLSLRNTLAIDKISSAEEAIIEIYRRLRPSDPPTVETASIFFSNLFFNPERYDLSEVGRLKLNYKLGLNIPLKHRTLRREDILEAVRVLVELKNGKGSIDDIDNLGNRRVKSVGELVENQYRLGLVRMERAIKERMSLQEIETLMPHDLINAKPVLAVVKEFFGSSQLSQFMDQTNPLSEVTHKRRLSALGPGGLTRERAGFEVRDVHPTHYGRICPVETPEGPNIGLIVSLSTFARVNEYGFIETPYREVINGVVTRNIKYLSAIDEEDHIIAQANALLDENGRFVREVISARKGGEFIMISPEEVDFMDVSPNQLVSVAASLIPFLENDDANRALMGSNMQRQAVPLMRTDAPLIGTGIESVIAKDSGVTVIAKRNGVVENVDSSRIVVRIKEEEKWLDSSIDIYNLVKYQRSNQNTCINQKPLVNIGDEIKKGEIIADGTATYMGELALGHNVLAAFMPWGGYNFEDSILISEKVLKDDSFTSIHIEEFEVVARDTKLGKEEITRDIPNLGEESLKDLDESGIIRIGAEVGPGDILVGKITPKGETQLSPEEKLLRAIFGEKARDVQDTSLRVPPGVQGTIINAKVFSRRGVEKDERTKYIENSEVSRLLTDQEDEINILKDCAVQKIKKLLIGKTSATKLTVDKEGTVLLKKGQVITEEDIPNIPFAKLRDISIVDGKDIESEIDRIIEVLNEQVDLVRLVFEQKINRITKGDELPPGVIKMVKVNVAAKRKLSVGDKMAGRHGNKGVLSRVLPEEDMPYLEDGTPVDIVLNPLGVPSRMNVGQILETHLGWASKGLGNCINEYLEKNYGVEVIKSKIKEIYSSKEFDQIIDESSDEEIIELAKKLRNGVYMSSPVFDGASEDEVKKSLALAGLPVSGKTILFDGRTGEAFDQKVTVGMIYMMKLHHLVDDKIHARSIGPYSLVTQQPLGGKAQFGGQRLGEMEVWALEAYGAAYCLQEFLTVKSDDVWGRTKTYETIVKGGNVLESGLPESFNVLVKELQSLALDVELIEEEGLYKDFQSSEEEKIN